The Marivirga salinae DNA window ACCTAAATTCTTAATGCAACTGCCTCCAAAAAAATATATATTAAAAGCTCTGCATTTGGAAGAACTAGTTGAAGTTTCTCAAGAGTCCCTTTCCTATACTGAGGAGAAAACTGAAAACAGCTATGAAAATAAACCCCAACCTGACCAAATAGCAACTTTTCCAGGGGGATTAAAGGCATTTCATATTTATATTAATAATAGCTTATATAAAAACAGAGACACACTGGTCGTGCCTTTTGATTTCAAAGTACTATTTACAATTAATGAATCAGGGGAATTAAAGGTAGATAGTATTTTAGGTGAAATTCAAAAATCTAATGTAATACGATCAATTTTTGAAAACTCTCCGAAATGGAATCCTGCGTTACAAAGTGGATTAGGTGTCCATACATCTTTCGAACAAGAATTATCACTTCATACAGTTGAACAAGCCGAACCTATCGATGGAATACAAGCTTTTTATAACTATATAATGGAAAAACAAGCCACAAGGTATCCAGTTGAAGCTCAAAGAATGGGTGTAGAAGGGGTTGTTTACGTACAGATGGATATTGAAAAAGACGGTTCAGTTACGAATGTTTTTGCTGCTAAAGGCATTGGTGCTGGATGCGATGAAGTAGCTGTTGAACTAGTGAAAAATGGTCCAAAATGGAAAGCGGCTACACAAGACGGTGAAGCTGTTCGCTCCCAAAGAGTAATCCCACTTCGTTTCGTATTGAATTAGTAACTAATAAAAATTAGGTCTCAAAAGCTAACCCAATTTGGGTTTTGTCAATTACTAATTGAAAACTTCAGTTCCAAAACTACATATATGTCCAGATTATCCAAAATATTGGACATAAGACTTAAACATGTCCAGAAACTGAACAACATTCGTCACTATGTCCAGTTT harbors:
- a CDS encoding TonB family protein, whose product is MKLKSIILLSISIYLLIFMNQLQAQNDLFTGRLIDSETRKPIANAKINLVGEEDSTYSNILGYFQISGAGKSIKVSHIGYKTATTELKENTPKFLMQLPPKKYILKALHLEELVEVSQESLSYTEEKTENSYENKPQPDQIATFPGGLKAFHIYINNSLYKNRDTLVVPFDFKVLFTINESGELKVDSILGEIQKSNVIRSIFENSPKWNPALQSGLGVHTSFEQELSLHTVEQAEPIDGIQAFYNYIMEKQATRYPVEAQRMGVEGVVYVQMDIEKDGSVTNVFAAKGIGAGCDEVAVELVKNGPKWKAATQDGEAVRSQRVIPLRFVLN